One Sodalis praecaptivus DNA segment encodes these proteins:
- the fadR gene encoding fatty acid metabolism transcriptional regulator FadR yields the protein MVIKAQSPAGFAEEFLIESIWNNRFPPGSILPAERELSDLIGVTRTTLREVLQRLARDGWLKIQHGKPTRVNNVWETSGLNILETLARLDHDSVPQLIDNLLSVRTNIAAIFIRLAVSLYPDKAQAVLSQAAAVDDKAEADKADAFTELDYRIFHGLAFASGNPIYGLIFNGLKGLYLRAGRYYFTNPQARELARNFYSQLATLCRAGLYDQVMELVRRYGKESREIWGAMQSAMPKDIVGI from the coding sequence ATGGTCATCAAGGCGCAAAGTCCTGCCGGTTTCGCGGAAGAGTTTCTGATTGAAAGCATCTGGAACAATCGCTTTCCGCCTGGCTCCATCCTGCCCGCGGAGCGGGAGCTTTCCGATCTGATAGGTGTCACCCGCACCACGCTGCGGGAGGTACTGCAGCGACTGGCCCGTGACGGCTGGCTTAAAATCCAGCACGGCAAGCCGACCCGGGTAAATAATGTATGGGAAACGTCCGGACTGAATATCCTGGAGACGCTGGCGCGGCTTGATCATGACAGCGTGCCTCAGCTCATTGATAATTTGCTCTCGGTGCGCACCAACATCGCCGCGATTTTCATTCGTCTGGCGGTGTCGCTGTATCCTGATAAAGCACAGGCGGTGCTCTCACAGGCTGCGGCGGTAGACGATAAGGCGGAAGCGGATAAGGCTGATGCCTTCACCGAATTGGATTACCGCATTTTCCACGGCCTGGCGTTTGCTTCAGGCAATCCTATCTATGGCCTGATTTTTAACGGCCTGAAGGGGCTTTATTTACGGGCGGGGCGCTATTATTTTACTAATCCGCAGGCCCGCGAACTGGCGCGCAATTTCTATAGCCAGCTGGCGACGCTATGCCGCGCGGGGCTGTATGATCAGGTCATGGAGCTGGTGCGCCGCTACGGTAAAGAGAGCCGGGAGATCTGGGGCGCCATGCAATCCGCGATGCCTAAAGATATCGTGGGGATTTGA
- a CDS encoding SpoVR family protein, with amino-acid sequence MTISIDERSRSATCLSDGPDWTFELLQQYLDEIDRVAKHYRLDTYPHQIEVITSEQMMDAYSSVGMPINYTHWSFGKKFIETEQRYKHGQQGLAYEIVINSNPCIAYLMEENTMPMQALVMAHACYGHNSFFKNNYLFRSWTDASSIVDYLIFARNYITKCEERYGVEQVEQLLDSCHALMNHGVDRYKRPQKISLQEEKSRQKSREEYLQSQVNELWRTLPRREKEEVTEQRLRYPQEPQENLLYFMEKNAPLLEPWQREILRIVRKVSQYFYPQKQTQVMNEGWATFWHYTILNHLYDEGKVSDRFMLEFLHSHTNVVYQPPYNSPYYSGINPYALGFAMFQDIKRICQSPTEEDRRWFPDIAGSDWLETVHFAMHNFKDESFISQFLSPKVMRDFRLFTVLDDDHNNYLEIAAIHNEEGYQAIRQELSSQYNLSNLEPDIQIWNVDLRGDRSLTLRYTPQNRAPLAKSRREVMKHIHRLWSFDVYMEQVNDEGNVELIERCPPRQPPL; translated from the coding sequence ATGACGATTTCTATTGATGAACGATCACGCTCTGCCACATGTCTTAGCGATGGACCGGATTGGACATTTGAACTGCTCCAGCAATATCTCGATGAAATTGACCGGGTAGCCAAACATTATCGGCTTGATACCTACCCCCATCAAATAGAAGTCATCACTTCGGAACAGATGATGGACGCCTATTCCAGCGTGGGGATGCCTATCAATTACACCCACTGGTCATTTGGCAAAAAGTTCATCGAAACCGAGCAGCGCTATAAGCACGGTCAGCAGGGGCTGGCCTATGAGATTGTGATCAATTCCAATCCTTGTATTGCCTACCTTATGGAAGAGAATACCATGCCCATGCAGGCGCTGGTCATGGCTCACGCCTGTTACGGGCACAATTCGTTTTTCAAAAACAATTACCTTTTCCGCAGTTGGACCGATGCCAGCTCCATCGTTGACTACCTGATTTTCGCCCGCAACTATATTACCAAATGCGAAGAGCGCTATGGCGTGGAACAGGTGGAGCAATTATTGGACTCCTGCCATGCGCTGATGAATCACGGCGTCGACCGTTACAAACGCCCGCAAAAAATCTCGCTGCAGGAAGAAAAATCCCGCCAAAAGAGCCGGGAAGAGTATTTGCAAAGCCAGGTCAACGAACTGTGGCGCACGCTACCGCGCCGGGAAAAAGAGGAAGTGACGGAACAGCGTTTGCGCTACCCCCAGGAGCCGCAGGAAAACCTGCTGTATTTCATGGAGAAAAATGCGCCGCTGCTCGAACCCTGGCAACGGGAAATATTGCGTATCGTGCGCAAAGTCAGCCAGTATTTCTATCCGCAAAAACAGACCCAGGTCATGAACGAGGGCTGGGCCACGTTCTGGCATTATACCATCCTCAATCACTTGTATGATGAAGGCAAAGTCAGCGATAGGTTTATGCTGGAATTCCTGCATAGCCATACCAATGTGGTCTATCAGCCGCCCTATAACAGCCCGTATTACAGCGGCATTAACCCCTATGCGCTGGGTTTTGCCATGTTCCAGGATATCAAGCGCATCTGCCAATCGCCCACGGAGGAAGACCGCCGCTGGTTCCCCGATATCGCCGGCAGCGATTGGCTGGAAACGGTGCATTTCGCCATGCACAACTTTAAAGACGAAAGCTTTATCAGTCAGTTCCTATCGCCGAAGGTGATGCGAGATTTTCGCCTGTTTACGGTACTCGACGACGATCACAACAACTATCTGGAAATCGCGGCCATCCATAACGAAGAAGGGTATCAGGCCATACGCCAGGAGCTCTCTTCCCAGTACAATTTGAGCAATCTGGAGCCGGATATTCAAATTTGGAATGTGGATTTGCGCGGCGATCGGTCGCTGACGCTGCGTTACACACCGCAAAACCGCGCGCCGCTGGCGAAAAGCCGCCGTGAGGTGATGAAGCATATTCATCGGTTATGGAGCTTTGACGTCTATATGGAGCAGGTGAACGACGAGGGCAATGTCGAGCTTATCGAACGCTGTCCGCCGCGCCAGCCGCCGCTCTGA